TAGATAAGGTTAAACATACCCTGACAATTAGATTCACGGACTTagctagtgaagaagaagaagtgttcaacgGCGAAAAGATCAAGACCGCGGAAGAATTAGACGGGTTTTTGAAGAGGTTTCGTCCTGCTTGTGTACAACTACAGGATGATGATTGTGGGCGTATGGGACCTGGATCGCAGGTGTGCGCGTTACTTAAAGGCAAACAAGATGAGAAGTTCTACAACGGTCTTATCTATATTGTGAGTCCACTCTTCGATTTGTGAATGAGTTGGTGACTGATCATTGCTTTATTTCCTACTTTTATCGCTGTTCTGATTCAGGGTCTTAAGGTTTAACTTCCCGCTGTTCAATAAATTTATAATAGCATGAGTTATTGAACATAGTGACTGATATTATTACATGGCGTTATCAACAGGTAGACCGTAAACCTCACAAACAAGATGATTGTTTTTGTAAATTTAAGGTCCTTTGGACAGACGGTCCAAAGGTTGGGAGTTTTGAAACGATGGGAATGGAAAGAGTCTGCAGACGTAAAAAGGGGTCTCCTTTATTTGATCCCGCCCTCAGAAGTTTTGTGAGATGTCACAAGCGCATCTTGATTCGTAAATGATAACAATGCTGGTCAGCAAAGTAATAATATTTTTAGACAATGTTTGAATTTGTTAGTAGTGATAATGGAACAATAAATGGATTCGTAGTTTGAGTTTTTATGTGTTTTGGTCAGCGGCAAGGTACATTAAATGGATTCGTAGATTTTTAtagggaaaaatacggtttagtccaaaaatcaaTCCAGAGATACAATTTAGTCCAGTCCGAGTCAACTAGGTACAGATTAGTCCAAAAATAtggaaagtacactaataacccttattattattatttagtccaaatattttgcAATTTAGTCCACactgactcatgatgatgtcagcacttttgaataatataaaaaataatttatcttttgaaccgctcgtccaaaatcgacaaaatttacatatttggaaagcattttccgagagctacaaaaagagtacccatatgactatataattttcatttttaattttttttaatttacattggtgtgtacaattatgtacaacgCTGCAAAGATCCAAAAAATCCAGAATCCATGATAGCCAAACTGCACCCTAATCCACACAGACGGAGAAAAATACCAACGACGCCAAACTCCAGTTGGATAACATTCAGAGTTGCAGAGGTAAGTTTAGCAGATAACCTGCATCGAGGACAAACCAATGAACATAAGAAATTGCAGCTTGAAAAAAAGTGATTATCGTTTCACCAACATTCGCATAAGAAAACAAAGCAAGAAAAcgatcaaaataaaaagttacTCAGTTTATGGTCAGAGACACAATCCATGTGGGCATTACTACACAAACTTAATATGGCTTCGAAACATACCAGTACAGTGATTCATTGCACTTTACCAAAAAAGAGATTACTAAGATGCACAACAGATCAATCATACTCGCATCcagacctactttttcatgataagtatattggtgcatcaatatattcatccctgtgaaacattcctaaaactgatccttctttttcattgaaaatacaatggtgcaccaatgtgtacacccctgcaaaacatgcataaaatcgatcattcatatTCACACTCGGGCACACTTTTTCATGGGAATCATACAggtgcaccaatgtgtacacccATGCAAAATATGCAGAAAaacgatcattcataaccactCAGAAACCTACTTTTACATGAGAATTACAGAGGTTCACCAATACGTACACCgcttcaaaacatgcataaagctAATCATTCACAACCccacacaaacctattttttaaTGGGAGTTACTtcccacaggtgcaccaatatgtacaccgttGTAAAACAAGGGATACGTACTTTTTCATAAGATTTACAcatgtgcaccaatatgtacacccctgtaaaacatgcacaacaccaatcattcatattaacaaataacaatcaacaagtgtacaactatatacacattagctatctacatgtgtacaattatgtacacattaagaatcaatatgTTATTGTACTTATCAAATTCAACTAAGAAAGACTAAAACACACAATCATGTTATCAGTTAGGACCAATATTATGGTAGGAATCATCAATGGAACCAAAGTATACAACTAGAACAAATACCTTGCACCGTGTTGCATCATCTTGGGCTGCAAGCATAGCAACATAAGTTGGGGACTCATCTTTATCATCTTTTACCTTCACTACACCTGCAATTGGGATAAATAAAAAGGTTGAGAACTTGAGATACTAACAACGGtatgatttttgttattttttctaaatATAGGCAGTTTGCTTCTCAACATTTATATCGACCCCAAAACTATTTTGTAGGCAATGCTCTGATTTGCGGTTTATAATAAATACTAACCAATGTCTAGAAAATCTCAGAGGAAGAAAATCTATTACTATTACAAAATGTAGGGGCGAACCTGATCTGTAACTTCTATTAAGTccatttctggaaaaaaaaacagagacAAATGGACGAATGAAGCTACCCTTATTTATCCCAATTAATTAATACAAGCATACAATAACATGAGGTAATATATCTGCAAGAAGTCATAAAGATCGTTACGATACCCATTTCATCACGAggaaggccaagtttttcatatgtAAAACTAAAAACAGTCCACGTGGAATATACAAGAAATCATATAAGTggtgtacaagcatatacaccTCTTATAATAAGGACAAAAAAAGTGCACTTCTATGTACACCGCATATAGATGGTGTACATGAAAATACATTCATATTGTAGAAACTGCAAGCTTACTTAGCAGGTCTATTTTGATGGCTTACCTTGTTTCCCGTGGCTAGAGAGGAGACAAGATTAGTCTTGCGAAAACAAAAATGGGTTTGTGATGGTGACGGTGGATTAATAGTATGCACCAACTTGTATAGGTAAGCAAGTGGCGTTAAAAAGGTTAATGCAAGGCGTtagaatcctaaaaaaaaataaactcgGATAAAAGATCTATGGAATTTATGGAATCCCTGGACTACGTATCCTTGAGTGTTAAGTTAAAAATCATGGAGAAGTTAAGGCATGGCTTGAACTGAAACTACTGTATCAAAGCGGAAATGGTCACTATGGTCGTCCTACAGCTCTATACAAGTTAAAAAGAGGAGGCTCAATGTACGTACGTGTTTTCCGTTCTTATGTTTATTGAATCATATCGTTCTTATGTTTGGAAACAATAATTACATGTGATTTGGGCATTTAAATTTCATTCAAAGCCTCGTTATCATAGGCTTTCCCACTGTGTAACATCGACCCAGAAACTTGTATCGGTGTCATGTCTAGTATGGTTGGTATTGAAAAGTATAGAAAAGAAGGAGACTATATATGTTTGCATATATATTATTTGCTAAAACTGTATTCAACCAAGACAATACACTTCTTCAATAATGTGGAAGAAAATAAGCCCATAAATCAATTAGAGATGGCAAAAAAATCAAGCAATAAAGTGCAGAACAAGAACCTCATGTATGAGCTTCTTCGTAATTTCCTTGTCACTGCTAGGagaaacctcattttctacatacAATCAACAAAATTCACATTTTCAGCAGTTCactaatcaaaaaacaaaattccaCCCAAATCCGGTTCGAACACTAACAAAATTGAAATCATAACAAAAGAACACAGAATTCCGAAAAGAATTAGAATTAGGTTACACATCGAAATTTCCTTCCAATTTTTATAAAATCCAGATCTATAAAGTGAAAATGAAaaatacaaaatcaaaatcaaaaggcgtataaaaagtaTGAGAATCAGAATAAACACCACCTTGAGATACAGATAGAAGTAACGTCGCTAGTTGATTCCTCGACACAGAAGGATCTTTCTGCAATTAAACAAAAATGTCACTCAGAATCTCAattaaaaaatcacaaaaaaaaaatcttcaaagaataaccgttgttgatgatgatttataGCTTCTTCTTGCTTGTTTTAAAATAAATCTCGTTTGATCAACTGTTTCTAGATCCCTAATTCGAGATCGCCTCTCTTCTTccctctctctttctttctcttctctctTTCCGATCTGATTTTTCTCTCCTCCAAAACCAACATAATATAGTTCAGGGATATTTCGGGTAATAgaaaaaatcatatttttatgGATCGGTGTAAAAAGGATTGACTCGTCTAAGTTTTGGACTAGATTGTCCAGGCGGGGAGAATTTTGGACTAGACAGTATCAGGCCTGAAATGAGAGGACTAGACTGTCCAATGCCCACTAAATTTGGGACTAAATGTCAATTTCTATATTTTTATATAACTAGTGTCTTGCCCGTGTGTTGCACAGGGACAAGTTAATGTAGCTCGATAATTTCCCTAGATTGTTATTTGTGCTGAAAATGTAGAGATAGGTCTCTCATATTGTGTCAAAATGTAGTATCTACTTGCAAAGATTTTGCAGAGTATTAGCAGCTCGTATAGTCTTGCCAGTAACTTAAACAACCGGGGAGAAAATTTGGTCCTAGTATATTAGCTGAAAATATCGAGATCGCAGAGTATTAGCACATCAGATAGATATAGATGTCCCAATCTTTTGCCAATCTTCACTCTTCAGTAAGCATTTTGAAGTCGACAACTGACACAGTTTATAGTTTGGCACAATTAAGTATTGGATGCTACATAATTCACCCCCTCTTTTAAGTACTCAAATAATGAAACAACTACTAAGAAAAGTGTAGCAAAGTGTTTCAATTGAAAGTAACTGAATTCAACATTTTGTGACTACATGGATATTCTCCACACCTTTCCTCGCCTTCTATATCAACAATTTGTGACTACGTGGATATTTTCCTCACCTTCTATATCAATGTTTACACAGCTGCTTCTCATACAGATTCTAACAGCTGCTTCTCATACAGATTCTATCGGTACACACTGCAGACGGTTTCCCTGTTGTTGATGTCTTTCCGACCCAGATCCTCCATATTTATTGTTGTCTGTACGTATGACGTCCCCATTTTCTCCATAACCACCTCGACCACCATCTTCGCtgaaataaccaaaaaaaaaggagaaaaaaaaacttagttATTCCAATTCCGTTAGTAACTTATCAAAACAACATGAGAAAGATGTTAATATCTAGATGTATTAGAATTTTTAATTTGTTATCAAAAATCAAGCGTGCATATTTTTAGTCCTTAGACTTGATCGCAAGAATGGATAATGTGCCAAATAAAAAAAGCAGATTGTTACTTTCAAGTTGTGGATGCGGCACGCAACTTGCAACAACATAACCAAGTGGCTAGGTGGTGAACAGTTAACATGAATATGATTATTTAGCAGACACATATTGCAACATAGTACTCCAGAAATGATTGAGAAACATATATTTACCTGACATTTAAGGCCCACCCTtgcaataacaaaaaaaaaaaaaaagaaaaaaaaatccctcaGCTCATCAGCAGCCAAATTTGAACCAGCAGTGTGACTATGTGACTGTGGAAAAACTGCATCTGTTTCATAGTTATTATTTTCACAAACACCGCCATCGCTATGAGTACAATATGATCGTGATCAATGGTTCAAGATGGATACCGCTTTTGGGCTGTACTGACCTCCTTGCTTGCATGGTTCTCCAACCAATATAGATGTTTTGTGTATGCATGTATCGCCACTAAAGGATATATGTAACTTAAAGAAAGAGGACAACTTAAAGATATATGTAACTATACTTTCTCAGAAACACCATCCATCCTCTATAAGAAAGGAAACATTAAGTGCTCAAAGAGTCTTACTTGCCAGTAATTCATCTGCTTCTCTCTAGTGTGAAGTCTACTTGTTAGTATGGCGGGTCTTTCCTCGAAGCGGTAGCAGGAAGCCCTATACAGTTTGAGTTACTAAAGGGTGAAACCAAAGTTAATAGTAAaatcaaaattggttttgaatttaccAACGGGTGACAGCAATTAGGGGGAATTTTCTGCTGTCAAGGGATGCTCAACATCATAGATAGTAAATCTATATTCACGTTTGGGAAGGTTAGTACTTAGCTGCATCAGTAGACTCTGAATTCAAGTGAGTGTCTTGGCTGAAATAGCGTTATCACAACGAAGTTAGTCCAAAAAAGACACAAACAAAGAATAACACACAATAAATCAGcccaaaatatttttagaatgacTTCTCCATACCTTGAAGAAATTCTCCTGTCACCATTCCAGACACCAAACAGATGGTTCCCTATTAGATCGATGGAGGTTGCCACTGCTACAGTGTTGCCAATCCAGATTGTGTGAGCTAAGCACAACATAACTTGAGCAACTACCTGAAGAAGCACATGAATTTGGGTTCAGTCACATTACCAAACCTTTCAAGTGTTAGAGCCTTTttcaagaaaatatattcctaTGATATTGAAAATTAAATGGCGTGCTTTCTATATattatcaatcaataaccaaataaTGTACGTTTTCAATAGGTGTGGTTAGTGGGTGATGGATTTAGCTATGACGATCAGAGGAAGGCTCCAGCAGGGACGTTCTTTATTCCATTTTCGCAAATTCCTCCATGGGTTGAGAACTTAAAAGATATGCGTAAAGATTGTGTCTACTTTAGTACACCGGCAGTGATAGTTCCTTCCCAAATCGAAAATATACATTCTTGCGAGGCAATTATAAAGCGTTTTTAGTTAACTCGAAATTTATCACTAATTTTGATATTGCCAACTCAACACAACAATATGGAATTTATATGTAACAGGACTGGTTGCCAAGAAGGGAAATGAGCACATCGCGAATAGCTGGAATAGTTCACGCATTGGAAAATTGGGACTCGCACTGGACGAAATCGAGAGAGCATGGGTTGCAAGTTTGCGACATGGATTCCGCTGCAACTACCTTTTTATCTCTATATTTCTGTTAATtgaagttttaaaaaaaattcctAGATTGGTTTGTGGTGAGTAGTTTTATCTGTAGTTAAATCAGTGCAATGTTCTAAAACTATTTGCGTTTCTATGGACTACAGGCAACAATTATTCCGAGAATGGGCATAACATTGTTTGAGCTGTATGTGTCTATAAAACAATGAATTCTGGACCGAAAATTGAGATTATTGAGTTTGACTTTTTTACCTTGATATCGCAAATTTTGTGATTGATTCTCAAAAGCCTGCTAAATGCCTGTCAATGTTTTTAGTATCCTCGGCAATCTTTGCTTTGGTACAATTGGTTTCTGCAACACAAAAATCATccaaatcaatcaaataaaaccGTGTTAATCGCCAAATCTtgtaataaaaaaaaggaaaaagagatagAGAGAGTCGACAGAGGCTTATGAACAGAAGTTTAAGAAGAAAATGGTGGTGAAACATGAGTTGGTGCTGGCGAAGGAGGTAAAACCCTACTTTATATTTTCACCGCCTCGATCTACCTGCATGTCCTAATCTCAATTGTATACCTAAAATAAAAATACGTGAATTCTAAACGGATCAAAACTTGTTTTGTTTATGACACTACGCAAAATATTCATTGTTCAGTAAAAAAACGTGAAGAAAGGGTTATTAGGGTTTTTAGGATATGGAATGGAAGAACGAATAAGATGATTCGGGTATCATATGAGACAGAAGGTACTCACCACCCACCCAGAcatcaatcaacaacctaaacaccCAATCACATCTCTCACACCACGTCGAGAACTACGCTTACCTCCCCTCCCATTGGTCGGTGAACAAAATCCTCGTTCCTGATCGGCTGAAATCAAAGTTAGCCCCCTTACATTTCGTGGCCGTCAATTTCTAATTAAATAGATTCGATCTAATGCTCCATGTTGAGCAATAACGTTCACCCTCTTTTATGTTGGTAGGTCGACGAAACCCTCACACCTGATTGGTTGAAATTTTATTTACATTATTACACCACGTTTATATCATTTTAATAAAATCTAACCCATGGAATTCCTAAAAAGTGAATTACTAAAAATAGAGTTTTAAAGCCGAATAtggtaaaacaaataaaaaagaatacGAAAATATTTTTCGTCCCGTATTAATTTAGGCTAAGAATCCCGATTTATCTGGAATGTTTTTGTTGATTTAACTTAATTAAATGAAAAAAAGACACTATTTAaggtattttcatgatttgttttttttaaggTATTTTCATGATTTATACGGAAATTTGAAACAATATTATagggaaataatttttttaatttttccgcAAACGGATGCATGTATATTTTGAGAAGTATCCATATTTTTAAAGAGAGATTTAGCTAACTTTGGAAGTCCGAGATTTATTTCGGATCTTCCGTAACCCTATATTGTGTATCAcgtctatatataaaaaaaatctcattCTGGAACCCTAATTTTCACTTTTATTAACGACAACTTATTTTCTCATTACTCCATTGATGTTCATGCTCCTGATGTCGTCGCCGTCTCTGATCAAGGTAAAATtgtttttgatgttgtttatttAATTGATGTCTCACTATGTTTTCGTTTCGATTCTAAGACATccattaatatttgttttgtgttcttcaacTGATCTAAATCATTGTCCCtgggtttgttttgatttttttagtttcTTGCTTTTCAGGAACTATGTATGTCTTCGTTTATCTCTTGCAGTATCTTTACCCTCGACAAAAACATCCCCTGATTATTTTCGCTGGATGGGATCACGGCTGAAATTAGTAATTGTTAGCGTTTTGTGTTTGTATTTGTGTTTGTGTTTACGTTTCCCTTTCTGTTTTTCTGAATTGATTtcttgaattttattttattttatttttttatttgttttaggttttgatttgtgAGATTTAAAATAACACTAGCAACAGAAAAACCTACCGCAGATGAAGCTACTGGAAAACAAAATATGTGAGTTTTGATACGAGAATCAGAAACAAACCGTTACTGTATGTTTATAAATCCTCTCCTTTGACATTTTCTTTTTGGGTGTCTTAATCATATTCCAATCCGATTCTAACTGTATTCCAAATTTTTCATTAATAAGATTTTATGTATGAAGTTCTGTAGAAAGAGCTAAAGAAATGCTTAATGATGAGGTTCTGAATTGTTCGTAACTCAGGTTTACTGAATTGTTTTAAAATCTTGAAATCATTTTTCTCTGTGTTATTCGCTTTTCATCTTTTGAGTTTTGGTGCCTTTTGCTGATTTTCAGGAAGCTATTTTAGTTGTTTAATAGTTGTTGAAAGTCCTTACAAAAGTTGGGCAGCACGATGATGTGATAAGGCCACAACTTGGATCTTTATTTCTGGAATGGTATATTGTGTAATCTTAATTCCCTCCTTTCTTTGTTTCATTGCTTTACGACCATCTTATGGGTTATGGTGCGTTTCATTTTTATGTTATAATCATATGGTAGTAAGTTTATTTTGAACCTACTTATGGGTAGGCTTCTTTTTTAGGGCATGATCGTATGATTGCACGTGGTTGCTGCACTCTTCCCAAAAGAATGGCCAAAATGAAGACATGAAGTTACGTTGGGCAATGAGTTGTAACAAAATTTTAGAATGTTATTTTAAATAACTTAATTTCTGCATATACCACTTGATTAAGTTAATATATTAGTACCAATTATAGAAGTGCACTTGAGCATGTGCTTTCAAAGCATTTAACAAGCATTTTAACAACATTTAACAAAATGCATGCTTCTTTAGTACCTACCAGTAGAAGATATAGATGTTTTTATGTTACATTTGCATTGTTGACAAATTTTCGGTTTTAGGTAAATTTAGcatagtgaatttggttgtgcccTTTTTTTTCAAGCAAATAGAACAGATGAAATCATTTTTTCTTATCCATTAAATATAATCAGACTAATCAAAAAagttttaaatttgttttaatGCATCTGGACAATGTTCATGGAGTCGTCTATGATATCATCACTATTTACGATCACTAAGTCAGCCCACATTGTTACTTTCATGGAAGTTTTCCTGGAACCAAAAATGTTATCTACCATTTTAATAACCTACAAATGCCTAATGAAAAAATTAAACCGTGGAAATTATAAATGTACTACACCTCTCATTCTCGATATAAATTTCCCGTATCAAAACATTACCATCGCCAACAGATTGAAGATT
This genomic stretch from Papaver somniferum cultivar HN1 chromosome 5, ASM357369v1, whole genome shotgun sequence harbors:
- the LOC113279084 gene encoding uncharacterized protein LOC113279084; the encoded protein is MTGLDFCSVVDNAWYTVQELVLDKVKHTLTIRFTDLASEEEEVFNGEKIKTAEELDGFLKRFRPACVQLQDDDCGRMGPGSQVCALLKGKQDEKFYNGLIYIGLKVDRKPHKQDDCFCKFKVLWTDGPKVGSFETMGMERVCRRKKGSPLFDPALRSFVRCHKRILIRK
- the LOC113281633 gene encoding uncharacterized protein LOC113281633, producing the protein MLCLAHTIWIGNTVAVATSIDLIGNHLFGVWNGDRRISSSQDTHLNSESTDAAKASCYRFEERPAILTSRLHTREKQMNYWQRRWWSRWLWRKWGRHTYRQQ